In Salinigranum marinum, one DNA window encodes the following:
- the aroC gene encoding chorismate synthase yields MNGNRFGRLFQVTTYGESHGEAMGVTVSGCPAGLELSEEDVQRELDRRKPGQSMITTSRGEPDEVVINSGVQDGYTTGTPIGMVIQNKDARSGKYEPYVTAPRPSHGDFTYSAKFGTRNWGGGGRSSARETVNWVAAGAIAGKILASQGIEVKAHVNQIGDIEAPPVSFEEMLEHTEENEVRCAHPETAEKMRERIDQYQTEGDSIGGSIYFEARGVPRGLGAPRFDSFPARLGKAMFAIPATTGVEYGLGREAREWTGLDRNEDWAFDDEGDPVPEGNKHGGLQGGITTGQPIYGEATWHAPTSIPKQQKTVDWETGDEKEIQVVGRHDPVLPPRAVPVVEAMLSLTILDFMLLGGRINPDRLDGDVGEYDTEYHPSSPRNE; encoded by the coding sequence ATGAACGGGAACCGATTCGGTCGTCTCTTCCAGGTGACGACCTACGGCGAGTCTCACGGCGAGGCGATGGGCGTCACCGTCTCCGGCTGTCCAGCGGGGTTAGAACTCTCCGAGGAAGACGTCCAGCGGGAACTCGACCGGCGCAAGCCCGGCCAGTCGATGATCACCACGTCCAGAGGGGAGCCCGACGAGGTGGTCATCAACTCCGGCGTTCAGGACGGCTACACGACGGGGACGCCCATCGGCATGGTCATCCAGAACAAGGACGCCCGCTCGGGCAAGTACGAACCCTACGTAACGGCACCGCGACCGAGCCACGGCGACTTCACCTACTCGGCGAAGTTCGGCACGCGGAACTGGGGCGGTGGCGGCCGCTCGTCGGCGCGGGAGACGGTCAACTGGGTCGCGGCGGGTGCGATCGCGGGGAAGATCCTCGCTAGCCAGGGCATCGAGGTGAAGGCACACGTCAACCAGATCGGCGACATCGAGGCCCCGCCGGTGAGCTTCGAGGAGATGCTCGAACACACGGAGGAGAACGAGGTCCGGTGTGCCCACCCCGAAACGGCGGAGAAGATGCGCGAGCGCATCGACCAGTACCAGACGGAGGGCGACTCCATCGGCGGCTCGATCTACTTCGAGGCGCGCGGCGTTCCGCGCGGACTGGGCGCGCCGCGCTTCGACTCCTTCCCGGCACGCCTCGGCAAGGCGATGTTCGCTATCCCCGCGACGACTGGCGTCGAGTACGGACTCGGGCGCGAGGCCCGGGAGTGGACGGGGCTCGACAGGAACGAGGACTGGGCGTTCGACGACGAGGGCGACCCCGTCCCCGAGGGGAACAAACACGGCGGCCTCCAGGGCGGGATCACGACCGGTCAGCCCATCTACGGCGAGGCGACGTGGCACGCGCCGACCTCGATCCCCAAACAGCAGAAGACGGTCGACTGGGAAACGGGGGACGAAAAGGAGATCCAGGTCGTCGGCCGGCACGACCCCGTGCTTCCCCCGCGAGCGGTTCCGGTCGTCGAGGCGATGCTGTCGCTCACGATCCTCGACTTCATGTTGCTCGGCGGGCGGATCAACCCCGACAGACTCGACGGCGACGTCGGCGAGTACGACACCGAGTACCACCCCTCCTCGCCGCGAAACGAGTAA
- a CDS encoding DUF6653 family protein, whose protein sequence is MVSDPPASLRDRLEATFWERHANPWSAGTRFLTMPALLYAIYTRDRRLFAAVVAFTVVNPVLFPRPERTDSWLSRIVLAEREWLGDERGTMGLDYPNVLNLLNVPATLVALWAAWRRRPLGALVACVAAMGLKIWWVDAIIRRTDAGRSGQWAE, encoded by the coding sequence ATGGTCTCCGACCCACCCGCGTCCCTCCGCGACCGCCTCGAAGCCACCTTCTGGGAACGCCACGCGAACCCCTGGAGCGCCGGCACCCGCTTTCTCACGATGCCCGCGTTGCTGTACGCGATCTACACGCGTGACCGCCGCCTGTTCGCCGCCGTCGTCGCGTTCACCGTCGTCAACCCCGTTCTCTTCCCGCGCCCCGAACGGACCGACTCGTGGCTCTCCCGGATCGTCCTCGCCGAGCGCGAGTGGCTCGGCGACGAGAGGGGAACGATGGGTCTGGACTACCCCAACGTGCTCAACCTCCTGAACGTCCCGGCGACGCTGGTCGCGCTCTGGGCCGCCTGGCGACGGAGACCCCTCGGAGCTCTCGTGGCGTGTGTGGCCGCGATGGGACTCAAGATCTGGTGGGTCGACGCGATCATCCGGCGAACCGACGCGGGCCGAAGCGGGCAGTGGGCCGAGTGA
- the dinB gene encoding DNA polymerase IV encodes MRDPEAPFAAAARPPDDTDDARVVLHVDMDCFYASCERRRDPTLAGEPVVVGMGFEPGESHGAVATASYEARAHGVESAQPISQALDALPRVEDGGGGRYLPVDLDYYREIAALVKEVLHDCADVVREVSIDEAYLDVTERTSWARVAGDGDERTLAEGYGRYVKQRIAREVGVPASVGVAPNMATAKVASDHDKPDGLVAVPPDRVREFLAPLPVDEIHGVGPVTARKLRGMGIETAGDLGAADPTVLRERFGDRGVALHRRARGDDDRIVEPTGRPKSLSRESAFTDATDETERVREKVRALAGDVAARATDREATYRTIGVKVVRPPFDVNTREQSLSGPVDDPALVERVALELLSEFASETVRKVGVRVSNLTFGAGEQVRLDGYDSAVPPDREGGDDTDPESATDPADDRRSRRGQVSLSAFDGDDER; translated from the coding sequence ATGCGGGATCCGGAGGCTCCGTTCGCCGCCGCCGCGCGTCCGCCCGACGACACCGACGACGCACGCGTCGTCCTCCACGTCGACATGGACTGCTTCTACGCGTCCTGCGAACGACGCCGCGATCCGACGCTGGCGGGCGAGCCGGTCGTCGTCGGCATGGGGTTCGAGCCCGGCGAGAGCCACGGTGCGGTGGCGACTGCGAGCTACGAAGCGCGCGCGCATGGCGTCGAGAGCGCCCAACCCATCTCGCAGGCGCTCGATGCGCTCCCCCGGGTCGAAGACGGCGGGGGCGGACGGTATCTGCCGGTGGATCTCGACTACTACCGCGAGATCGCGGCGCTGGTCAAGGAGGTGTTGCACGACTGCGCCGACGTGGTGCGCGAGGTGAGCATCGACGAGGCGTACCTCGACGTGACCGAGCGGACCTCCTGGGCACGGGTCGCCGGCGACGGCGACGAGCGGACGCTCGCGGAGGGGTACGGCCGGTACGTCAAACAACGGATCGCACGGGAGGTCGGCGTACCGGCCAGCGTCGGCGTCGCCCCGAACATGGCCACCGCGAAGGTCGCCTCGGACCACGACAAGCCCGACGGGCTCGTCGCGGTGCCACCCGATCGGGTCCGCGAGTTCCTCGCGCCGCTCCCGGTCGACGAGATTCACGGCGTCGGCCCGGTCACCGCCCGAAAGCTGCGAGGGATGGGTATCGAGACGGCCGGCGACCTCGGTGCGGCGGATCCGACCGTCCTGCGCGAGCGGTTCGGCGACCGCGGCGTGGCGTTGCACCGTCGAGCGCGCGGCGACGACGACCGGATCGTCGAGCCGACGGGGCGACCGAAGAGCCTCTCGCGAGAGTCGGCATTTACCGACGCGACCGACGAGACGGAGCGCGTACGCGAGAAGGTTCGCGCGCTCGCGGGCGACGTCGCCGCCCGCGCGACCGACCGCGAGGCGACCTACCGCACCATCGGCGTGAAGGTCGTCCGCCCCCCGTTCGACGTCAACACGCGCGAACAGTCGCTCTCGGGGCCGGTCGACGACCCGGCGCTCGTCGAACGGGTCGCGCTCGAACTCCTCTCCGAGTTCGCGAGCGAGACCGTCCGCAAGGTCGGCGTTCGCGTCTCGAACCTCACGTTCGGTGCCGGCGAGCAGGTCCGACTCGACGGCTACGATTCGGCGGTGCCACCGGACCGCGAAGGGGGAGACGACACCGACCCAGAGTCGGCGACCGATCCGGCGGACGACCGACGCTCGCGCCGGGGACAGGTGTCCCTTTCGGCGTTCGACGGCGACGACGAGCGCTGA
- a CDS encoding DUF5795 family protein → MSNRVVQGRMVTPDKLAELVEGSRPMETDGIEDADRDCPDCGGNVLSVGYMPSVTEFVTGYKCQDCDWKEADRT, encoded by the coding sequence ATGAGCAATCGCGTCGTGCAGGGTCGGATGGTCACGCCGGACAAACTCGCGGAACTCGTCGAGGGGTCGCGCCCGATGGAGACCGACGGGATCGAAGACGCCGATCGCGACTGCCCCGACTGCGGCGGGAACGTCCTCTCGGTCGGTTACATGCCCTCCGTCACGGAGTTCGTCACGGGCTACAAGTGCCAGGACTGCGACTGGAAAGAGGCGGACCGAACCTAA
- a CDS encoding secondary thiamine-phosphate synthase enzyme YjbQ, whose protein sequence is MTRLTVSTDARLTVVDVTDAVREAVADAGVDGGERVCTVFVDHTTAGLVVNEAESRLLGDVESFLGDLVPDEGWDHDTLDGNADSHLRALLLGNSVSVPVVDGDLALGRWQSVLLVECDGPRDRTLRVVVG, encoded by the coding sequence ATGACCCGACTGACCGTCTCGACCGACGCCCGGTTGACCGTCGTCGACGTGACCGACGCGGTTCGCGAGGCCGTCGCCGACGCCGGCGTCGACGGCGGCGAGCGCGTCTGTACCGTCTTCGTCGACCACACCACGGCCGGTCTCGTGGTCAACGAGGCCGAATCACGGCTCCTCGGCGACGTCGAATCCTTCCTCGGCGACCTCGTCCCCGACGAGGGCTGGGACCACGACACCCTCGACGGCAACGCCGACTCCCACCTCCGGGCGCTCCTGCTCGGCAACAGCGTCTCGGTCCCGGTCGTCGACGGCGACCTCGCACTCGGGCGGTGGCAGTCGGTGCTCCTCGTGGAGTGCGACGGCCCGCGCGACCGGACGCTTCGGGTCGTCGTCGGCTGA
- a CDS encoding thiamine pyrophosphate-dependent enzyme, which translates to MSAFSAIGEETEHDQNEFTPGLEPQPTWCPGCGDFGVLKALKGAAAELGLSPDEMLLCTGIGCSGKLNSYFESYGFHTIHGRSLPIARAAKLANPGLTVVAAGGDGDGYGIGGNHFMHSARENHDMTYIVFNNEIFGLTKGQTSPTSPMGHKSKTQPHGSAKQPIRPLSLSLTSGASYIARTAAVNPNQAKEIIVEAIEHDGFSHVDFLTQCPTWNKDARQYVPYIDIQDSDDYDFDTNDRREAADMMAETEDALHEGTVLTGRYYVDGDRPSYGQEKRAIGEMPEEPLAERYFDDDYEWERSYDLFLEKHR; encoded by the coding sequence ATGAGTGCATTCAGCGCAATCGGAGAAGAGACGGAACACGACCAGAACGAGTTCACGCCCGGCCTTGAACCCCAGCCGACGTGGTGTCCTGGCTGTGGTGACTTCGGCGTCCTGAAGGCGCTGAAGGGTGCCGCCGCCGAACTCGGGCTTAGCCCCGACGAGATGCTCCTCTGTACGGGCATCGGCTGCTCGGGCAAGCTCAACAGCTACTTCGAGAGCTACGGCTTCCACACCATCCACGGCCGATCGCTGCCCATCGCTCGGGCGGCCAAACTCGCCAACCCAGGCCTTACCGTCGTCGCCGCCGGTGGCGACGGTGACGGCTACGGAATCGGCGGGAACCACTTCATGCACTCGGCTCGTGAGAACCACGACATGACGTACATCGTGTTCAACAACGAGATCTTCGGCCTGACGAAGGGGCAGACCTCGCCCACGTCGCCGATGGGTCACAAGTCGAAGACCCAGCCCCACGGGTCGGCGAAGCAGCCGATTCGCCCGCTGTCGCTGTCGCTCACCTCGGGTGCGTCGTACATCGCCCGCACTGCGGCAGTGAACCCGAACCAAGCCAAGGAGATCATCGTCGAGGCCATCGAGCACGACGGGTTCTCGCACGTCGACTTCCTCACCCAGTGTCCGACCTGGAACAAGGACGCTCGGCAGTACGTCCCGTACATCGACATCCAGGACTCCGACGACTACGACTTCGACACCAACGACCGGCGCGAGGCCGCGGACATGATGGCCGAGACCGAGGACGCCCTCCACGAGGGGACCGTCCTCACCGGCCGCTACTACGTCGACGGCGACCGCCCCTCCTACGGCCAGGAGAAGCGTGCCATCGGCGAGATGCCCGAGGAACCGCTCGCAGAGCGGTACTTCGACGACGACTACGAGTGGGAACGGTCGTACGACCTGTTCCTCGAAAAGCACCGCTGA
- a CDS encoding DUF5794 domain-containing protein — MSVSRHPIALTIERQVGSATRLLATVMALPLIDGIFPALVLAGALTYPFGILETGLLVFGGSATVAVILAEMDDSPREIVPSILLLGLVLIPIAALEAALAPTIASMLDMPTFQRFAGLVIVAVAAKTASARVGEYLPRPAVIIGLGLVASFQPGGLDVAVTTDPVLVAKAAATAGVGVGFALAVALAGPQLRGAVDIDRFRFGSSVALGMLALSVLELMPTEAPVALGVLVVTAVFSFDPDGSTAPVKANDVDDDEAPAVDGDSADSTPSSGSATSPAASVVADGGDGDSAHDADGDAYRYPSSEDSRLPWL, encoded by the coding sequence ATGAGCGTCTCTCGGCACCCGATCGCCCTCACCATCGAGCGGCAGGTCGGTAGTGCGACCCGCCTGCTCGCGACGGTGATGGCGTTGCCCCTCATCGACGGCATCTTCCCCGCGCTCGTCCTCGCGGGTGCGCTGACGTACCCCTTCGGTATCCTCGAGACCGGTCTCTTGGTGTTCGGCGGCTCCGCGACCGTTGCGGTGATCCTCGCGGAGATGGACGACTCGCCGCGGGAGATCGTCCCGTCCATCCTCCTGCTGGGGCTCGTGCTCATCCCGATCGCGGCGCTGGAAGCCGCGCTCGCACCCACGATCGCGAGCATGCTCGATATGCCGACGTTCCAGCGCTTCGCCGGCCTGGTCATCGTCGCCGTGGCGGCGAAGACCGCGTCCGCGAGGGTCGGGGAGTACCTCCCGCGCCCGGCAGTCATCATCGGGCTGGGTCTCGTCGCCAGCTTCCAGCCCGGGGGCCTCGACGTAGCGGTCACGACCGATCCCGTGCTGGTGGCGAAGGCCGCGGCGACCGCCGGCGTCGGCGTCGGGTTCGCGCTCGCTGTCGCCCTCGCGGGCCCGCAGCTCCGCGGTGCGGTCGACATCGATCGGTTCCGCTTCGGCTCCTCGGTCGCGCTGGGGATGCTCGCGCTGTCGGTCCTGGAGCTCATGCCGACCGAAGCGCCGGTCGCCCTCGGCGTCCTCGTCGTCACGGCGGTGTTCTCGTTCGATCCCGACGGCTCGACCGCGCCGGTGAAGGCAAACGACGTCGACGACGACGAGGCTCCGGCAGTCGACGGCGATTCGGCCGATTCGACGCCCTCCTCGGGGTCGGCGACCTCGCCCGCCGCGTCGGTCGTCGCCGACGGCGGTGACGGGGACTCGGCTCACGACGCCGACGGGGACGCCTACCGCTACCCCAGCAGCGAGGACTCCCGGCTCCCGTGGCTCTGA
- a CDS encoding ATP-binding protein, whose product MTDRETITVADVSAGPGGDGTDPGTTVSLPAVEILTGRGFITGKSGSGKSNTASVVVEKLLSANFPVLVVDTDGEYYGLKEQFEILHVGADEECDIQVNPEHAEKIASLALEQNVPIILDVSGYLDESEAKSLLLQTTRHLFAKEKKLKKPFLMLVEECHEYIPEGGGMDETGKMLIKVGKRGRKHGLGIVGISQRPADVKKDFITQCDWLVWHRLTWRNDTKVVKRILGKEFSDAIEDMGDGEGFLVTDWSESIRRVQFRRKTTFDAGATPGLDDFERPDLKSVSGDLVDELRDISDEKERRESELADLRQELEKKEHRIAELETELEEARDLRRFADQMAQAMFQKAEAPYRDGSGRNLSRPDGYQRALREYEAGTAPEGDPQAAEAASENGDTEATEPPNEALPAAAAADEETVVNAAASADPDADSPFPLATDPEMTAGADGATDGGATATAASATLAAALDESAEESPQGTTPPLPDGAVGDVATDLRAQLADFDAVTRRMLAHYRSQGIADPVTAQVAAGGPGDHKVAYARNRTLRKAGFVRHAGRGKYAYALPDHVRTEYAHRLHPDAFDEAVAAVEAVFVDEPSDGSDESDAETETGAGAEAERAEDTNT is encoded by the coding sequence ATGACCGATAGGGAGACCATCACAGTCGCTGACGTGAGCGCCGGCCCGGGGGGCGACGGGACGGACCCGGGGACGACCGTCTCGTTGCCCGCCGTCGAGATCCTCACGGGGAGAGGGTTCATCACCGGGAAGTCGGGGTCGGGCAAGTCGAACACGGCGTCTGTCGTCGTCGAGAAACTGCTCTCGGCGAACTTTCCCGTCCTGGTCGTCGACACCGACGGCGAGTACTACGGCCTCAAAGAGCAGTTCGAGATCCTCCACGTCGGGGCCGACGAGGAGTGCGACATCCAGGTCAACCCCGAGCACGCCGAGAAGATCGCGTCGCTCGCGCTCGAACAGAACGTCCCGATCATCCTCGACGTCTCGGGCTACCTCGACGAGTCGGAGGCGAAGTCGCTCCTCCTGCAGACGACGCGGCACCTGTTCGCGAAGGAGAAGAAGCTGAAGAAGCCGTTCCTGATGCTCGTCGAGGAGTGCCACGAGTACATCCCCGAAGGGGGCGGGATGGACGAGACGGGCAAGATGCTGATCAAGGTCGGCAAGCGCGGCCGGAAACACGGCCTCGGGATCGTCGGCATCTCCCAGCGGCCCGCGGACGTGAAGAAGGACTTCATCACCCAGTGCGACTGGCTCGTCTGGCACCGGCTCACCTGGCGGAACGACACGAAAGTCGTCAAGCGGATACTCGGCAAGGAGTTCTCCGACGCCATCGAGGACATGGGCGACGGCGAGGGATTTTTAGTTACGGACTGGTCGGAATCGATCCGGCGGGTGCAGTTCCGCCGGAAGACGACGTTCGACGCGGGCGCGACCCCTGGCCTCGACGACTTCGAGCGCCCGGACCTCAAGTCGGTGAGCGGAGACCTCGTCGACGAACTCCGCGACATCTCCGACGAGAAGGAGCGCCGCGAGTCCGAACTCGCCGATCTGCGACAGGAGCTAGAGAAGAAAGAACACCGCATCGCGGAACTCGAGACGGAGTTAGAAGAGGCGCGCGACCTGCGGCGGTTCGCCGACCAGATGGCCCAGGCGATGTTCCAGAAGGCCGAAGCCCCGTATCGCGATGGCAGCGGCCGCAACCTCTCCCGGCCCGACGGGTACCAGCGGGCACTCCGTGAGTACGAAGCCGGGACAGCCCCGGAGGGCGACCCGCAGGCCGCCGAAGCCGCGAGCGAGAACGGCGACACCGAGGCCACAGAGCCGCCGAACGAGGCGCTTCCGGCTGCCGCGGCGGCAGACGAGGAGACGGTAGTCAACGCCGCCGCGAGCGCCGACCCGGACGCCGACAGCCCGTTCCCGCTGGCGACCGACCCCGAGATGACGGCCGGTGCGGACGGGGCGACCGACGGCGGCGCGACCGCGACGGCCGCCAGCGCGACGCTCGCGGCGGCGCTCGATGAGTCCGCGGAGGAGTCACCCCAGGGGACGACGCCACCGCTGCCCGACGGAGCCGTCGGCGACGTCGCGACCGACCTCAGAGCGCAACTCGCGGATTTCGACGCGGTGACGCGTCGAATGCTCGCCCACTACCGCTCACAGGGCATCGCGGATCCGGTCACCGCACAGGTCGCCGCGGGCGGCCCCGGCGATCACAAGGTCGCGTACGCGCGGAACCGGACGCTCAGGAAGGCGGGCTTCGTCCGGCACGCCGGTCGTGGGAAGTACGCCTACGCGCTCCCCGACCACGTCCGGACGGAGTACGCCCATCGACTACATCCCGACGCGTTCGACGAGGCCGTGGCGGCGGTGGAGGCGGTCTTCGTCGACGAGCCGTCTGACGGGAGCGACGAATCCGACGCCGAGACCGAGACCGGGGCCGGGGCCGAGGCCGAACGCGCTGAGGACACCAACACGTAG
- the lrpA1 gene encoding HTH-type transcriptional regulator LrpA1: MGVTSTEERILRVLEDDAQASYADIAERAEVSKPTVRKYIQQLENDGVIVGYSADVDPKKLSGQSIAMVGIDVASERYVEATRALKRLEAVESLYSSSGDHMLMAEVRAADGNALGEVIAEEILAVDGVTAAHPSFLQERLK; encoded by the coding sequence ATGGGAGTCACCTCCACGGAGGAGCGGATTCTCCGGGTGCTCGAAGACGATGCACAGGCGTCTTACGCCGACATCGCCGAGCGCGCGGAGGTCTCGAAACCGACGGTTCGCAAGTACATCCAGCAGTTAGAGAACGACGGTGTCATCGTCGGCTACTCCGCGGACGTCGACCCGAAGAAGCTCTCCGGGCAGTCCATCGCCATGGTGGGGATCGACGTCGCCTCAGAGCGGTACGTCGAAGCGACCCGGGCGCTGAAACGACTGGAGGCGGTCGAGTCGCTCTACTCGTCGTCGGGCGACCACATGCTGATGGCCGAGGTCCGTGCCGCCGACGGCAACGCCCTCGGCGAGGTCATCGCCGAGGAGATCCTCGCCGTCGACGGCGTCACGGCCGCCCATCCGTCGTTCCTCCAAGAACGGCTGAAGTGA
- a CDS encoding 2-oxoacid:acceptor oxidoreductase subunit alpha, whose product MTDDELIWRIAGGSGDGIASTSQNFAKALMRSGLHVFTHRHYPSRIRGGHTYTEIRASADPVESRGDGYNFLLTLGDSFARNPSEGAYYGDEEQKPLYENLDELREGGVIVVDEGLVDTSVVEDFDERVEENNWHVYEFDLRSLAREYGREVMRNTAGVGVTCALAGIDREWIVELMTDAMPEKILEPNLEILDEAYEMAMDVEHTHDVSVPEGEHDEEQVLLSGSDAIAYGALDEGCRFIAGYPMTPWTEVFTIMSQNLPEVGGISEQVEDEIAAAALALGASHAGVKAMSGSSGGGFALMSEPLGLAEMTETPVVLVEAMRAGPSTGLPTKPEQGDLEHVLYTSQGDSNRVVFAPSTVSEAYTQTRTAFSLAYEYQIPAIVIYDQKLGGELVNVPASHFDEEPNPDLGSVLTEAELAEAPHDASGKYNRFQHNVEKGISPRSIPGQKDGHFLATGNEHMPAGHISEDPENRVFQMDRRMSRVENIRADLDAAEGSNQTPHGPEEAEYGILTWGSNQGTVFEAIDRLNDDGYSVKALSVSDMMPYPVDEVEAFIESVDEVLVVEMNASAQFRGLTQKELGRYGEQLSSLLKYNGNPFEPAEIVDGFVTTIVENDTLPGTETKFVPAAGD is encoded by the coding sequence ATGACTGATGACGAACTCATCTGGCGAATCGCTGGGGGGTCCGGTGACGGGATCGCCTCGACGAGCCAGAACTTCGCGAAGGCCCTGATGCGGTCGGGGCTGCACGTATTCACACATCGACATTACCCATCGCGCATCCGTGGTGGCCACACGTACACGGAGATCCGCGCCTCCGCGGACCCGGTCGAGTCGCGCGGGGACGGTTACAACTTCCTCCTGACGCTGGGTGACTCGTTCGCGCGCAACCCCTCGGAAGGAGCGTACTACGGCGACGAGGAACAGAAGCCGCTGTACGAGAACCTCGACGAACTCCGCGAGGGCGGTGTGATCGTCGTCGACGAGGGGCTCGTCGACACCTCGGTCGTCGAGGACTTCGACGAACGCGTCGAGGAGAACAACTGGCACGTCTACGAGTTCGATCTGCGCTCGCTCGCACGCGAGTACGGGCGCGAGGTCATGCGTAACACCGCCGGCGTCGGCGTGACGTGTGCGCTCGCCGGGATCGACCGCGAGTGGATCGTCGAGCTGATGACCGACGCAATGCCGGAGAAGATCCTCGAGCCGAACCTCGAGATCCTCGACGAGGCGTACGAGATGGCGATGGACGTCGAGCACACCCACGACGTCTCCGTCCCCGAGGGCGAACACGACGAGGAGCAGGTCCTTCTGTCGGGCTCCGATGCCATCGCCTACGGCGCGCTCGACGAGGGCTGCCGGTTCATCGCGGGCTACCCGATGACGCCGTGGACGGAAGTGTTCACCATCATGTCGCAGAACCTCCCCGAGGTGGGCGGCATCTCCGAGCAGGTCGAAGACGAGATCGCCGCCGCGGCGCTGGCGCTCGGTGCCTCCCACGCGGGCGTGAAAGCCATGTCCGGCTCTTCTGGAGGCGGGTTCGCCCTGATGTCCGAGCCGCTCGGCCTCGCAGAGATGACGGAGACGCCCGTCGTCCTCGTCGAGGCGATGCGCGCCGGTCCCTCGACCGGCCTGCCGACGAAGCCCGAACAGGGCGACCTCGAACACGTCCTCTACACCTCGCAGGGCGACTCCAACCGCGTCGTGTTCGCGCCCTCGACGGTGTCGGAGGCGTACACCCAGACGCGAACCGCGTTCTCGCTCGCCTACGAGTACCAGATCCCCGCCATCGTCATTTACGACCAGAAACTCGGCGGCGAGCTCGTGAACGTGCCCGCGAGCCACTTCGACGAGGAGCCGAACCCCGACCTGGGGTCGGTGCTCACCGAGGCCGAACTAGCCGAGGCACCGCACGACGCCTCTGGCAAGTACAACCGCTTCCAGCACAACGTCGAGAAGGGGATCAGCCCTCGATCGATCCCCGGACAGAAAGACGGTCACTTCCTGGCGACCGGCAACGAGCACATGCCCGCGGGTCACATCAGCGAGGACCCCGAGAACCGCGTCTTCCAGATGGATCGCCGCATGTCGCGGGTTGAGAACATCCGTGCAGATCTCGACGCCGCCGAGGGGAGCAACCAGACCCCACACGGTCCCGAGGAAGCCGAGTACGGTATCCTGACGTGGGGCTCGAACCAGGGGACCGTCTTCGAGGCGATCGACCGCCTCAACGACGACGGCTACTCGGTGAAGGCGCTGTCGGTGTCCGACATGATGCCGTACCCAGTCGACGAAGTTGAAGCGTTCATCGAGAGCGTCGATGAGGTGCTCGTCGTCGAAATGAACGCCTCCGCACAGTTCCGCGGGCTCACTCAGAAAGAGCTGGGACGGTACGGCGAGCAACTCTCGTCGCTCCTCAAGTACAACGGTAACCCGTTCGAGCCCGCCGAGATCGTCGACGGCTTCGTCACGACGATCGTCGAGAACGACACGCTCCCGGGGACCGAGACCAAGTTCGTCCCCGCCGCAGGTGATTAA